In the Purpureocillium takamizusanense chromosome 5, complete sequence genome, one interval contains:
- a CDS encoding uncharacterized protein (EggNog:ENOG503P04P~antiSMASH:Cluster_5.2~COG:S~MEROPS:MER0036079~TransMembrane:1 (i194-217o)), producing MSVRQLPWRQALLAQPSRRALTSQTSSASASSASTSASTTPASSAFSSPRLHQTMTLPDGRTLGFAEYGNPAGAPILYFHGFPSSRLEAQPVASMLSHLGVRLIALDRPGFGLSSPQPGRRIIDWADDVRSFAGGNGLDRFAVLGTSGGGPYALACAYALPRKMVAGVGLFASGPPWEAGAHHMSRTRRAARSIAMRTPGAMAVCTSAMIGALRWIATREVVARRIDRWFAAAAAEAEGGDKANGTSETKKNHGVKAAEEGKRGAVAEEQDRIAAIAAQREETLRIVLDEPFVQGATAAVEELRLLSSTDWGFRLEDVAYDPVRIWHGEEDANAPIAAIRYLAERVPHAVLTEYAGDSHYTMAKYIEGAMRELLVDGGWEKASGGGS from the coding sequence ATGTCCGTCAGGCAATTACCCTGGcgccaggcgctgctggcccagcccagtcgACGCGCCCTGACATCGCAaacctcctccgcctccgcgtcGTCTGCTTCCACATCCGCCTCCACAACCCCTGCGTCCTCTGccttctcctcgccgcggctgcACCAGACCATGACGCTCCCCGACGGGCGCACCCTCGGCTTCGCAGAGTACGGCAACCCGGCCGGCGCCCCGATCCTCTACTTCCACGGcttcccgtcgtcgcgcctcgaggcccagcccgtcgcctccaTGCTCTCCCACCTGGGCGTGcgcctcatcgccctcgaccgcccgGGCTTCGGCCTGTCGAGCCCGCAGCCGGGTCGACGCATCATCGActgggccgacgacgtgcgcaGCTTCGCgggcggcaatggcctcgaccGCTTCGCCGTGCTGggcacctcgggcggcgggccgtaCGCACTCGCCTGCGCGTACGCCCTTCCGCGGAAAATGGTTGCCGGCGTGGGCCTCTTTGCCAGCGGGCCGCCGTGGGAAGCCGGCGCGCATCACATGTCGCGcacgaggcgggcggcgaggagcatAGCGATGCGCACGCCGGGAGCCATGGCCGTGTGCACCAGCGCCATGATCGGTGCGTTGCGTTGGATCGCGAcgcgcgaggtggtggcgcgTCGCATCGACAGGTggttcgcggcggcggcggcggaagccgAGGGAggcgacaaggccaacgGCACCAGCGAGACCAAGAAGAATCACGGCGTCAAGGCAGCAGAGGAGGGCAAACGGGGCGCCGTCGCAGAGGAGCAGGACAGGATCGCTGCCATAGCCGCCCAGAGGGAAGAGACGCTGcgcatcgtcctcgacgagccgttTGTGCagggcgcgacggcggccgtagaggagctgcggctgctgtcgaGCACGGACTGGGGATTCCggctcgaggacgtggcGTACGACCCGGTGCGCATCtggcacggcgaggaggacgccaacgcgcccatcgccgccatccgctACCTGGCTGAGCGCGTGCCGCACGCGGTGCTGACCGAGTACGCGGGCGACAGCCACTACACCATGGCCAAGTACATTGAGGGCGCGATGAgggagctgctcgtcgacggagGGTGGGAGAAGGCCTCTGGCGGCGGTTCATGA